The following DNA comes from Grus americana isolate bGruAme1 chromosome 13, bGruAme1.mat, whole genome shotgun sequence.
CTCTTCTTTCATAAGACAAATACTTTTTGTAACCAAATCACATGTTCCAAGTGTTGTACATTTAAACACTGACCTAAAATGAACAAATTTAACACAAGAAAGGTGTTATCcagaagtgaaaaatgtgaTAGCACAgccctttttttattaattttttttttttttttacattttttttttctcttctctccataAGCGACCCAAAATACGCCCACAATTCAATCATACCCTTCCCCTGGAGCTGTAGCAGTCTCGGTACGAAGTTCTCCTTTGGACACCCACCTCGGTAAATGGAGAATTGGTCCCTGGTGACTTGGCACTGACCACCAGCACCTCAACGTAAGGATACACCCCTTCGAACAACGGAACGAATCGAAGCAGCACACAAGTGAATTTTTATCATTCCTATTACTTCTTCTGTGTATGAAGGCCCCAGATGACGCCCAGCAGCTCGTCCTGGGACTGCGATCCTGCAAACGCCACCAGTTGCTGTCTGAATAACTGGCTACCGGCTTCCACGACCATCTGGAAGTTGTTTCGGTCCATAATTCTCAGTCTTCTACATCGCCTCGTGTAGCATTTAGTCAATGCTGCAAGATCGCTGTTTTCATGTCATGAACCATAACGggattttgttaatattttgtcttagcaggggaaaaaaaaaaaaaaacaaaaacaaaccaaaaaaatcacagaaagaaaagtatgGTTCAGGGTTATAAAGCAGCTCTGGACATTATGAAGCAGGGAATTCTTTTTATCatgattaaaattttaaacattttagcATAATCATAAATTAAGAGTTAAAACACAGAGGCgctaataataaaatattaaatagacAATGATAGTGGATAAAAGCTGAATGGCTCATTCTGAATGAAACCCCATTATTTTATATACGCCTAAATGCCTACGGGTTTCCTGACTAGATCGTATTGCTGAGTGACAGACACATCAAAACACACAGCGAAGCTTCTCATAGCCAGTTGGAACGATACACTGCCTGATGGAATGGCGAGAGATGAACGAGTTCTTTATGTTGCAAAAAGTACTTAAATACTCAATAAAGACATAAcaaaccccaccccaccccactgTTATCAGACGCCACGTTGTGGTAGAACATCAGACAAACTCACAAATTTACCACAAAAATGTGTggcaaaaagaatattttatatatatgtatatatataaatttttatatttatgccAATGTACTCACTCAGTACAAATAGCAAAATAGTATACCATTTCCTAAATACAAAATATAGCTTtccaaaaaaatgaaacacacatTAGATATAAACCATCCAAAACTTGAACGATTGAAAACTGTATTCAAAATTAAATGACCCAGAGCAGGTCTCTTTCTGAAAAGTTCCCTTCATATCGGCAAGAAGCCTTACTACTGAAAACGTAATTCAATGCCTCtcaatgagagagagaaagagagagacagaaagagagagtgAACGTGATGACAGACCGACAAACAGGGAGAACcattaaacaaacagaaactcTACACGGCTCAACTACGCACACAAGGTAcggggcaaaaaaaaaaaaaccgacACGGTGAACAGACTACAGGAACTGAAAAACTACGTACAGACTgttctttgttatttaaaataacaaaaatgaagaatgacGTGATACCAACTACTCTCTACCAAGGCGTAATAGCCGTACGTGACAGCTGTTTGGCTCTAACCGCTGCGACAGCTTTCtacctgcaggaggaggaggacagatATCCGACTGAGGCCGTGGTGAGCGAGCACAAAACTGTCCGCATAGTTGGAGCACCCAAAAAATTCACAAGCCTCACAATACAACTGCATGGTCTGGAGTGGGTTGTTTTTACATTCGGTAACATCAGTCActggtattttatttaactttttctctttaatcGAAACATGACAATCTAGAAACTAGACTTGGGGGATTGttggtagggaaaaaaaaaaaaatcactttgaaacTGCAATGAGCTCTATATGCTACGAAGATGCAACAGCTCAGGATGCAGTGAAACTTTCAAGGATGCCTCCAAATGATGTAATTTGCCCCCTACTTGGAGTAATGTCAAGCTGAAGGTTTGCATCAGTAAGAGCTGGAAACGGACTGGTTAAGGGGGATTCCTGCATTGAGAAGGCAGTGGAGAAattgcttcctctttccttaGTCCTTGATTATTTGTCAAAGCTTCTACTGACTAAGCAATTTTACGTCATAGATTCCTAAAAGCTGCTTCTGATCGTTAAAGCCAGTAGGATATTTacgtcttttttaaaaatgcaatatgaaactgagggagagaggaggaaaaccatgaaaagaaagaaagggagaaggctGGTTTGAGAACGGCTAACGCAGCTTTGCCGAGCTCTAACCCATACAATCAGAGTGAGACACAGAGCAGTTCTTTCCTCGGCCAGGCAGAACGTTCCTTTCAAGCTGAAGGTATTTTAGTGGGTAAGATTTTAAGAGCAAACTGTAACTGAAAGCTCCCCTTCGTTCCTTCCTGCTGTTAGAGCCACCAAAGCCTTGCTCTATGTACAGTTACACCTAAAAGACACGGAAAACCGTTAATCGCCTGCTCAGATGGGAAGCACCCACCTCTGGCTAGCTACAGGAGCAATTCTCTGCTTGTTTATTACAGTTAGCAATATTTTTCATCGCCACCTACTGCGATTACAAAATCGCAGCGTTAGCTGTCCGCTGGACTGTAAAACACGCGATCCCTTCACGTACTGACAGCTACGAGTCGTGACTCGTGTCACAGGCGTTCGATGTTTCTGCTTCAGAAGCTTTTCTAGTCAAAAGAGGGGAcgtgaagaaggaagaggagggaaaaaaagtaaacgTGGTAACATGGATTACCTTCTAACGACAATAATAACTGACCAGGTATGCTTTACACTGAAGAGCACCCCACTGTTAATGAGGTCTAGGACTCTAGTAACAGTACAATCCCATGCCCTAGTAAAACAAAGCATAGCTTTTCAGCATTATTGGCACTACAAATCCCAAATACTACGGTCACAGCCTTAGGTGCTAGACGCTGCAATTGGCCACGTGTGTGCTCTTTAGAGAAGAGGGCCACTTTTTGACAGAAGCAATCAGTTCCACACAGCCTAATCCAGAGTTGGAAGGTCTGAGAGGATCTGGGAAatcatcactttttttcttcacggaatttctgcaggaaaaaacaagcaagcaaaaaagtTAGGCGTAACCAACAAAAGTCATCCTCTCACTTCTGTGTAGTTCATTCCTCTTGGAAGTGTCCTTCACAAGCAGACATGAAATATGAGTATCAAATGCAGCACTCACAGAGCAGGAttactctttcctttttttttttttttttgaagttcaaTAACTTCATATACAAAACAGTTTAGATTAGAAAATGAAGTATCGCTTAAGTGGAACTCATGGGGGATGTCGGATGGCAACACCGTTAACTAGAGCCAAGCTACACAACGCTAGATTCCAGAGTCCTCTGGGTCTTGGTACTCATCTGCAGGCAAAGCCTCTTCCAGCTCTCAGGAAAAGGCACCTTCCAAGAGCAGAACGCTTCCCAATACAGCTGATCGTGGCAGCTGACTGTTTTGAGTAACTCTTCATTCTAGCCACCGCTGTTGTATGTGTAATTCAGCATTACTGGTATTTTAGCTGAGAACAGAATACAATCACTAGAAAGAACAGTGATACACGCCGAAGTAAAGACTTACGGAACAAAAGTATGCATGGCAGGAAagaacccaaaaccccaccacgTTACTTACTTGACTAATTAAAACGAGCCAGCCATATTGTTCCCCTGGTTTTGCAATGACACAAGCAGATCGTCTATTTTCTCAATATTCTGGTTGGTTGCCATAGCTGAAGGCAGCGGAGGAGTCTCGGCTATCTGCTGGGAGAGCAGCGCTGGCACGGCTGCTTGTCCCTCGCTCTGTGGCTGACCTGGCTGACTTATCGCCATCAACTCCTCCGGCAACGTGGCTGGTCCAGAAGTTAGCAGCTGCCCACAGTCTGTTAAGCAGGAAGCAAAGAACAAAGGACCATTTAAATTTGGTTAATATGTGCACTGAATTAACCAACTTTTTTATATATCTCCATATTGACTATAAAGCATGTAAAAGTTAGGTGCGCTTGTGTCCACACGACCACCTCTGCTCACCACTCCCTCAGGATGCAAGCGGACGTTCAAGGTGTACATACTGAATGTGGGGACTCTGCATTATGAGCAAACACTGTTAACAGCGCAGAGGACAGCGCTTAGgtagaagaaaaccaaaatgcataGCGTAATAAGCGTTGAATATGCCCATCCTTTGTCTGTCTTAAATTACTGATGTGTCTTCTTCAGTCCAGTCAAGGTATTCACCTGCTCCTCCTGTAGATCTGCAAATGGTTCACACCTCCTACCGTTAGCGTTATTTTCAGCTGCGCGAAGGGCTTGGCTGTACACTGCCTGATCGTCCAGGAGTTCATACACAAAGCACGCGTTCAGGTACAACCGCAGACCACACAGCTATGGCTTTCTTTCCAGATCTTTTATAAGATGCTGTAATCATCATCTGCACCCTCCGGAGCTTCACAGGTACGTACAGCCCTTCACAGACAGCTGAAAGGATCTGCGTCCCAAAGAGCTTGTCAGAGAGGCTAGACTCAAGAGAGGAGGTTGGAAAAGTGCAGGCTTATGAAGTTAAAGGGGTTTCAAACACACTGCAACAGACACTTTTCTGGACCATGCAGCTTCAaacatctttgcttttcttcaccaACGCGTGGAGAAAGGCATTGCATGAATTGTGGAAACCAAATGCAGCAAGAGAAGGATGAGCGGCGCTGTCTTTAGAAGgcataacctttttttttttaaacatgtgcGTAcgtgtattttatatattatttgtaTATGTGTTATTACTAATATTATATACATTACATATACTTATTTCTATATAGATATACATACAATTCTAAGTTGGTTTTGTCATGTGTTAATCCCAAGTGTAAGACCACCAACAGGTACTTACGCTATGAGTTCTCACGCAAAATCGGCAACATTCAGAGCAGCACGATGAGTACGTATATTCTGAATTGTAGTGCCacattacttattttttttaaatatcttagaATTGAACAACCATTGCCTAATTAGTAGCTCTTCCAGATCGTAAACTCAGAATCAGACATCTACCACTTACTGTTCTGAATGCCAAACAGGAATATTCCTGATGTTTGCTGAGATGAAGCAGGAGAATTCTGCAGCTGGTTGATGGCACCTCCTGCTGTGTTGTGAAATAAAGCAgcttgctgctggggaggagaagcagtTCCTTGCATTCCTGCCATGCTGTTTTGAGAAGAGTACATCGgagactgctgcagctcttgctgGCTCATACTGTTCTGCAAGGCAGACATGGAAGCTGAAGAGATGAAGAGGGTGACTTGTTGCTCTTGAGAACTTGGTGACCCTTGGACCAACTGAATCTGGGGTGAGTTATGGAAGATGGCTGGCTGCTGTGCTTCAGCCTGGTTGGATCCAGGATTCTGAAGAGAAGACACTGTAGTCTGACTCTGGAATTGCatgggctgctgctcctggttCATTGATGCCATGTTAGTCTGCGGATGAAAAATGGACTGGCCTTGCTGCTCCTGATTGGTAACTGGGTTTTGATTTGGATTGAAaatcatgttttgcttttgagaaGCAATTGTACTCATTGCGTTTTGATTGCTGAATATCATgttctgctgttgctgctgctgctgttcttgagATGGAGGACTACTCTGAATAGCGACTATCGAATGCTGGGGCTGGAAGATAGCTCCTTGTTGGTTCTGGGGAATTGAACTGGATGGGATGGAGCCTAATGACACTTGAGACTGAAACAAACCTTGCTGAGCAGGTTGTGTCTGGGGCTGTTCTTGGGGAAGCATAGAACTCTGGATATGAGATATCTGCgtctgctgctgaaaagaagCCTGCTGTTCGGTGTTCGTTGCTgtctgaagaggagaaatggaaTTTGGGCTTGTAAAGAACGACATCTGTTCTTCCTGAGTTGCAGGGTTGCTCATTGAACTCTGGGAAAGGAACATGTTGGCAGACTGCTGGTCTTGAGAAACTGAAGAGCTCTGCAATACACCCATGGCGTTCTGTGAGTGGAACATCGGAGGCTGCAGTTGGTCCGAGGAATTAGTACTGGTCTGGTTGTGGACAATGGAATTCGGACTATGAAAAATAGAGCCTTGTGTTTCCTGTGATATATTCTGAGTATCACCAATAGGATTCTGAGAGTGGAAAAGCTGAGCTTGTGAATGTGGAGACTGCTGCATAAAGCTTCCCGACTGGATAGACATGATTTCTCCACCCTGCTGGAACAGACCACCTCCTTGCTGTTGAGCTCCGCTCGCCTGAACAGTCATCATGTTTTTGGTGGACGAAAAGAGATTAACTTGAGATTGACTTTCTCCACTGTGCTGCATTTGAACCATGGTCTGGAATACAGTACTTTGCATCTGTTTACTCTGTCCTGAAGCTTCTTCTCCATCTGCAGAATTTGATGCCTGAAACATAGTAGGCCCGTTGTTGGAgacctgctgctgagcagcaggagtAGCCTCACTTCCAGAAACACCAGGAGATGACGAGAATAATTCACACTGCATTTGCATGTCTTCGCTTGTCGATAGCCCACTCATTATGTGAGAAGCCTGCTGGTAAACAGGTGATTGCTGGAGGGCTCCATTCCCTGAAGTTGTTGAAGAGAACAAATCAGACTGCATCTGTGTTGCAGCCTGGCAAATGTTTTGTTGGATTCCTATCACCATTGCCGCAGAAGTCTCCAtcgcctgctgctgctgctgctgttgctgctgctgttggttGGACAATGCATTTTCAGGCTGAGAGTGAACATTTTCAGCTCGTCCGGGCAAAAGGTTCTCTGGTCTGGAATGGACAGCCGTGTCCGATGAGGAAAATATCCCGGAATTGACGCTATTTTGTATCTGGCTAACTTGCTGAAAGATATCTGCATTTAGCTGATCCTGAACATCCTCACTGCTGTCTGAACcagaaaataagacagaagaTAACTGCTGTTGAGCTTCCAATACCTGTTGCACCAAGTCAACATTTCTATTGCTGCCAGTGGCAGTGTTAGTTGGAAAGTTCCCAGCTTGCAGTTGCTGAATAGTGTTCTGTAACTGGCTCACGCCGCTTGCCGATGAGAAAATACTTGATGGAATCTGTTGCTGCAACGCCTGTGCTGGTTCCGAGAGCGTAGACTGTTGTTGTTGTGATGCATCAGTTAATTGCGACAAAGTGACTACTGTGCCGTCTGACTGCAGGACTTCCCTGGGCTGGGAATCTCTGGTTTGGAACTGTGCAGCTTGCTGCAATAATGCATCGCTGTTCTGCAGCTGACCCGGAGTAGAGACTGCTGAAAAGCTACCAGGCTGGGAGATGTCCTGTGTTTGGATAGTAGTTAGTGTCTCTGGATTATACACCTTCGGCTGTAtttgttgctggttttcattttcagaaggtAAATGGGAAGCAGAAGTTGATATGCCGGACATACTGTTTTCCAATGTCTGTTGAGTTGGTCCAACCACATTTGAAGCCTGAAAAGAGCAATACATTAAGAAATTCGTAAACTTACTCGGGTTACACTTGTAAAATTTCCACCAATCCACTGTGTTCAGGAAAGATCAGATGGAAGATTTGATGGCTATGTATCTCTCCATACATaaccaaacaagcaagcaaacgACTAGCAGCGGAAATGCTACTTCAAGGAAGGAGTCAAGGTACAATTTACTGAAAGCAATGCTAGGAAGGGATTAAAGTAATATTCTTACAGTAATTTACTAGTTCTGTGtcacaggacaaaaaaaaaattcacagcatCACTAACCAATCAATCTGTTTGACTGTGGGAACAAGGCAGGTTACTCTCAGAGGAAATCATCTCATTTTAATCACGCTCTGTCATCGTGTGCTTTGCCCAGACCGATCTCAGCCATGACATTCTCCCTGTGTGTTACTCTGCTCCACTGTTAGAACACGGACTGACGAGTGACATAACTAAGATGTAACTATTAAAGCTACAGTCTTCAGATCCCAATCCAACTTACCTTGAAGACAGGGGGAGATCTTTTCTCTGCACTTACTTCCATTGGAGCCACGTCTTCATTCTTAATCATACTGCTTGGCATGAGCGGAGTTATCAAGGCACTAGGAAGAATGTTTACCTTCTCCAGGTTACAGCCAGTGGCCTTCACTGCTGCAGtcacaaatacaaataaaagcagGGCAATGGAACGTGAACGTTCACCATACAAACAGAGGGCTTCTAGCGGTGCTCTGCTTCCCGTTTCACTTTTCAGCCCTACCGTAAGAGCTCTCATCCTCATACGAGATGCTAATATGCGGAGAGATCACTGCAAACATTTGGATACTTCAAATAATCCTAGAAAACCTGttgaaaggttatttttaagaCTAACGGCAATGTTGCAGTTTTTCTTCCGTTTTGTGTCTTTCTAGACCAGGACAGCCATCCGCTGACTGCTTAAACTACAAACATAAAAGCTGAAGACATCTTTCCACAGATTATCAGATTTTAAACTTTACTGCACTTTAACTGTACCACTTCTTGATTTCACTCtgaaaaaatgtctcttttcaGACAGCCATGAGAACAGAGTGCTCAAAGCACTCAGACTGTAGTTTTGTTCTGTTAAATGACTAATCAAGTAAAACCTTGATAAATCTGcatgccagctctgcagcaagagCAAATTGTTATTTTGCCTTTGCAGTGCCtattttttctagatttttttaaaaagtgggaaGGTGGTTTCTTACAATGAGTTagctctttttaatttttcctgatCCACATAAAAAACATTACATAAGCTATCTTTGCTGTAAGTGAAATTAACTTTCTTGATTCCAAATACCGCTGAAATTGCTCATAAAACAAACCAATCGGGAAGCCTGTAAAAACCAAAGATCCTTACGTATTTTCAAGTAAATTTAAGAATTAATcttcaaatttaaatttcacAATAACGTGGCAGTAAAATTTCTGCACGTTTACATCAACAGTCTGCCCTGTCCTCAGGTAACAGTCCTTGTGTGTTTATTCTATGTAAACCAAAGACTCTCTCctcaaatgttattttctgtcttcaacAACTTCTCAGCCGTCAGTATGGCCACAGTTGTCAACATACCGACAGCCACAAagcccctctccctcctgttCACGCACAGCTTTGGGGCGGCTCCAGAAACACGAGCCCCGGGACCTGACGcgctgggctgtgctggcagggaaCACGATTCCAGTGAGACTATTCTAAAATACGTCTACTTCAGACAGTGTACTTAAAGAAAGCAGTCAGTATTTTTCTATGCGATAGTCATAATTTATAAGCTTTTCTCTTCTATGTGCTTAATCATGTTGTGTTCAttggaaacaataaaaaaaaaggtcattaaAAAATATCCCAATGCTATAAGATTAGATGCTGGCAATGGTATGACCGTTCACAGTGACTTATTTGcttggaagaatgaaaaaaagaagtgagattaataatgaaaaagaagtttcaaaagcaaagaaacactgTTGGGTTTGGTCTTTTACTATGCTGTTGTAACACTTAGTTTAGACTTTCTGAATAGTTACCGTCTTATCAAGGCACACCCaccctctttttcccttttctcccaaAGCTGGAAACTGAAACCACCATTAACCACTTAAAAACAATGCTCCAGCACTGCTTCAGTGTGAGAAGGCAAAGACCTGAACTACACGGTTATCGGTACACCCCCCTCTCCCTCAAGTTTTACACAACAGCTTAGAATTATAAATTTGTTGTCCTGAAATCTAACTTGTCATTGAAGCCTGTCAAATCTGCAGTCTCTCAAAATGTCAGAGCTAAGAATCTGTAATGGCTCTGGGAAGCCGCCCTTCGGTTTTTTAACATATGCaggtttaaattatttttagagaatATTCACAGATTCCCGAGACAAACATTAAAGCTGCctgggatgggaagggaaaggcCCTGCAGCCCAGTACGTAACTGTACGTGTCCCTGGCCACAACAGTTTATTCTGTTTGGCTGCTGGAAATGATGCCACTTAAGGAATGATGAATTCTAGGATTTTCTCCCcgtgaaaggcagcagaaaggaagcagcagcccaCTGGGTCCCCACCTGGTCTTCATCATTTCAGAACAGTGAGGAAGGACGGGCTGGGACATATGCAGAGACAAAGTACATAAAGCAGACGGAACTGTCTGACCTCTGGTTCACGCTCAACCTTGAGCAGAACAGGTACAGGAATGAACCGTCACAAAAGAGCTGGCTAGCAGAAAACCCACACAAGAAAGTAAATCAAGATGTATCGCATAAATTAAATGGAGGACGTGAAGCAACAGAAAGAGCACATTGTGTTCTTAGGAACAGCAGATGTTTCTCCTGAAACAGTTGGTATCTTCCCCTGGTTAAGCTTCCATACTAAATTAGATGGATGACAGGCTTGCCCTGATCCATCAGTTattattttcctcatcttttaAATCTTGCTACTAGAAGTCTTACGAGCCCTTTGACTAGCTTGTTTCATTGCCCTAAATATTTTTGCGTATTTCTCCCCCAAATATTCTCTGCAGGTTTAAACTCATCATATCTTGCATTATCCTCCCTAACGAGTTGTAAAGTCAACTTGTAAATATATCCCCTGCCAAGACTAAGCTATTAACTTCAAACATGAGCTTCACAATTTTAACCTGAAGCTATGGATTCCTATCAAACTTGTGATCACATTGTTAATTTGCTTACCTTTCAACCTGCTTTCACCAGAGCTGGCTATGGAAATTTCCATTAACCTTTGGACACTGCTATAGTTTTAACAatcaaagaagaaacatttccttcctctACTTTATTTCAATATTGGGAGGATCAATTCACTTCACACTTAAAAACCAGGCAAACCTAAAACTTGCTCCCTCAGAACAAAAGCCGAACTTTGCATGGACAGAATGGTCCGGGGAAAAACCTCACTGAAGGGAGGGAGTTGAAATCGCCAGAATCAGCGTTCGGAACTAGACCCACTGAAAGCAGTCTTCTAAAACCACTGGGCAGCTTCCCAAAAATACCGAGTTGGCATATTCCTGTTTTCCAGGACTCGGttcttcccccccacacctttATGTGGGTTTTTGCTTAAATTAACACTACACAGTTTCTAAATCCTTTGCATTAACTGCCATCTTaggcttctttctctttcttcttcccttgcaAGCATATTAAATGAAGATTAGACAGCAGGGCCTGaggcatgaaaacaaaattatcattttttttataatattcttttgcaaagcttttgtTCTATACTAGCTCATGTTAAAATATACTTAAAGGAATTCAGAACCAGAAAGCAAACCTCACTCTAAGAACATGGCCAGATTTTATAAGCACAGACTTATCTTCACATTCATTCCTCCAAATTTGGGTAGGAATTTATAGTTAAATTATTAACAACAATGATAAGAATCAATTTAGTACCTTTTATAGCCTCTTGAAAAGAACAatgtggggctgggctggagaTTTCCTTCTTCACGTTAACATTCAGAGTACCAGCTGTTGAGACAAAACACATTGAAAGCTTCCTTATgttaaaacaacaaacaagcaaaaaaccccaaagcaaaccaaaacgGTTACTTATACCTGAAAGAAACTAAGGTTCTTTGAAACCCAGAGAAACATTCCGAGTTGTACATAAACTTTCTGTTTGTGGCTGTGAATGCACCAACGATCACAGTGCCTGAAAGATCATTTTCACTTCCAAAAATGAAAGAGCCAGTCAGCAATTGTACCATGTATtgtagagaaattaaaatacaggatACGGTCAAACTTCACCATTCCTGAGGATAAAGCTTGGTGCTATTTTTTGGTTGTATTTGGTGCCCTCTATGTACTACGTCTACTTCTTTTCCCCACTCAGCTTCGTTTTGAATCCTATACTACAAATGGATGGTAGTTCACAAGAACGGCTGTCTCCGTGCAGCTGAAATGTGAGTTACCCGCCACATAAGTGAGAAAAGCCAAGCCTTTaggttttattatttaacaATTGCAAACCTCGCCAGCAAGAGGAGTTTGAAAAGATCCACGTTACTTAACCGTTCTGTTGTATGGACTAGATACTATGAAATCAGAAATGAGATGCTTAGCAGGTGAAACTGTCCACTCCTTCCCCCAGATTTCTGTGTTACATACATGTATCTGGAGTGTAGGTAAATGGCTGCACATCGTGTGATCTTCCAGCATTGGTCACCACATATATTCCCACAGAAACAGCTGAGGTTATTTGCTGGTCATGATATGGTGGCACCTTCACAATAAGGTGATTctgcaatgcaaaaataattttaaaatcatattagAAACCTTACTTCACTACTATTGACCTTAATTGTATTTAcatccatcaaaaaaaaaaaaaaaagaaacagactgACAAAACACCCCAGAAAGCAAAGACATTGGGGGAAACATGATCAAGTTACACTTTCAGTAACTAACTTGTGCTAGAAATGTGAATAATCTGCCGATATGATGCTCAGTGGCAACTTACAGCTTAaacagaaggggaagaaaggagagacaCACAAAGGCCCCAAACATAAGCTCATGCCCCACATGCCTTACTGAACTGCAGTCAGTTTGCCATCAAACGCTGCTGGACTCCCCACTTCCCTGTTCTGCTGAATCAGGTCTTTGTACCCAGTGCGAACGGTTTTGTGTTACACTTAAGCACCTTTAACACTGGGCAGACATCGCACAATAGGCTTGCAGTCATTCATCACCAGTAACAGCCACCAGTGACCGGCTGGCCGTTCCCCAGCTATCTATCCCACAAGAAGCGAGAAATCTTTTCTACGCGTGGAATGCTGCCGTCAG
Coding sequences within:
- the NFAT5 gene encoding nuclear factor of activated T-cells 5 isoform X3, with the translated sequence MGGACSSFTTSSSPTIYSTSVTDSKAMQVESCSSAVGVSTRGVSEKQLTSNAVQQQQSTPKRHTVLYISPPPEDLLDNSRMSCQDEGCGLESEQSCSMWMEDSPSNFSNMSTSSYNDNTEVPRKSRKRNPKQRPGIKRRDCEESNMDIFDADSAKAPHYVLSQLSTDSKGNSKAGNGASENQKGAGGKKTPMLCGQYPTKSEGKELKIVVQPETQHRARYLTEGSRGSVKDRTQQGFPTVKLEGHNEPVVLQVFVGNDSGRVKPHGFYQACRVTGRNTTPCKEVDIEGTTVIEVGLDPSNSMTLAVDCVGILKLRNADVEARIGIAGSKKKSTRARLVFRVNITRKDGSTLTLQTPSSPILCTQPAGVPEILKKSLHSCSVKGEEEVFLIGKNFLKGTKVIFQENVSDENSWKAEAEIDMELFHQNHLIVKVPPYHDQQITSAVSVGIYVVTNAGRSHDVQPFTYTPDTSGTLNVNVKKEISSPAPHCSFQEAIKAVKATGCNLEKVNILPSALITPLMPSSMIKNEDVAPMEVSAEKRSPPVFKASNVVGPTQQTLENSMSGISTSASHLPSENENQQQIQPKVYNPETLTTIQTQDISQPGSFSAVSTPGQLQNSDALLQQAAQFQTRDSQPREVLQSDGTVVTLSQLTDASQQQQSTLSEPAQALQQQIPSSIFSSASGVSQLQNTIQQLQAGNFPTNTATGSNRNVDLVQQVLEAQQQLSSVLFSGSDSSEDVQDQLNADIFQQVSQIQNSVNSGIFSSSDTAVHSRPENLLPGRAENVHSQPENALSNQQQQQQQQQQQAMETSAAMVIGIQQNICQAATQMQSDLFSSTTSGNGALQQSPVYQQASHIMSGLSTSEDMQMQCELFSSSPGVSGSEATPAAQQQVSNNGPTMFQASNSADGEEASGQSKQMQSTVFQTMVQMQHSGESQSQVNLFSSTKNMMTVQASGAQQQGGGLFQQGGEIMSIQSGSFMQQSPHSQAQLFHSQNPIGDTQNISQETQGSIFHSPNSIVHNQTSTNSSDQLQPPMFHSQNAMGVLQSSSVSQDQQSANMFLSQSSMSNPATQEEQMSFFTSPNSISPLQTATNTEQQASFQQQTQISHIQSSMLPQEQPQTQPAQQGLFQSQVSLGSIPSSSIPQNQQGAIFQPQHSIVAIQSSPPSQEQQQQQQQNMIFSNQNAMSTIASQKQNMIFNPNQNPVTNQEQQGQSIFHPQTNMASMNQEQQPMQFQSQTTVSSLQNPGSNQAEAQQPAIFHNSPQIQLVQGSPSSQEQQVTLFISSASMSALQNSMSQQELQQSPMYSSQNSMAGMQGTASPPQQQAALFHNTAGGAINQLQNSPASSQQTSGIFLFGIQNNCGQLLTSGPATLPEELMAISQPGQPQSEGQAAVPALLSQQIAETPPLPSAMATNQNIEKIDDLLVSLQNQGNNMAGSF